In a single window of the Oscillospiraceae bacterium genome:
- a CDS encoding YitT family protein, which translates to MLNWLKKLLAIVFSIALISAGINLFLGPHNIAAGGLTGLAIILEELFKLDRSMIILIGNGIVIVATLIFLGREVFLKTAIGASLLPLGVWLVPHYMVIEDVMLSTMIGSVIFAVAVSILYKNNASSGGTIVIPLILKKYFGLNTSVGLFIADGIVVTLCLLVFSIEAFFYAVFSIFLTSWVMHYIETGMKKKKIVYIISDKHEEITNDILHDIGRGVTILPAVGAYNKTPVQVLMITLHHSDYRQLQAVVDKYDKEAFMITNTVTDVHGEGFTYEPGSV; encoded by the coding sequence ATGTTAAACTGGTTAAAAAAACTCTTAGCAATCGTCTTTTCCATTGCTTTAATCTCCGCCGGCATCAACTTGTTTCTCGGCCCACATAACATTGCGGCAGGCGGACTGACAGGGCTTGCCATTATTTTAGAGGAGTTGTTTAAGTTAGACCGCTCGATGATCATTCTCATCGGTAATGGCATCGTGATTGTTGCCACGCTGATTTTTTTGGGCAGAGAAGTGTTCCTAAAAACAGCTATCGGTGCGTCACTGCTGCCGTTAGGCGTATGGCTTGTGCCACACTACATGGTCATTGAGGACGTTATGTTGTCAACGATGATTGGTAGTGTAATTTTCGCCGTTGCCGTGTCGATATTGTATAAAAATAATGCGTCGAGCGGTGGCACGATAGTCATTCCTTTAATTTTGAAAAAGTATTTTGGACTTAACACTTCAGTTGGACTGTTTATCGCCGACGGCATTGTCGTTACGCTCTGCTTGTTGGTGTTTAGTATTGAAGCATTCTTCTATGCCGTGTTTAGTATTTTCTTGACATCATGGGTTATGCATTATATCGAAACGGGCATGAAGAAAAAGAAAATCGTGTATATCATCAGTGATAAACACGAAGAAATCACCAACGATATCCTGCATGATATCGGGCGCGGTGTAACTATTTTGCCCGCTGTCGGCGCGTACAATAAAACGCCTGTTCAAGTGCTGATGATAACATTGCATCACAGCGATTACCGCCAGTTGCAGGCAGTGGTTGACAAATATGACAAAGAGGCGTTTATGATTACCAACACTGTGACGGATGTGCATGGTGAGGGCTTTACTTATGAGCCGGGGAGCGTCTAG
- a CDS encoding ABC transporter ATP-binding protein encodes MQPIIEVQNFTKRYGKFTAVDDISFTVDEGSIFAFLGPNGAGKSTTINTLCTIFDKTEGSLTINGKDVTTQKNEVRSTIGVVFQDNTLDTKMTVEENLRMHCVFYKVPKCEVEERIRFVLELVDLLEVRKKTVSALSGGMKRRVEIARGLIHYPKVLFLDEPTTGLDPQTRAHVWEYVLRLQKEKNITIFLTTHYMDEAEVCNKVAIMDHGKIIAHDTPFGLKKQYTKDRAYITTKNPPALEALLDTRGIHYVKKEKFHRVDVDSTPGILQVLAECNADITDIEIRKGTLNDVFLEITGREIREGEPT; translated from the coding sequence ATGCAACCAATTATCGAAGTACAAAACTTCACTAAACGTTACGGCAAGTTTACTGCCGTAGACGACATCAGCTTTACAGTCGATGAGGGCAGCATTTTTGCCTTTCTCGGGCCAAACGGCGCGGGCAAGTCGACAACAATCAATACACTCTGCACCATTTTTGACAAGACTGAGGGTAGCCTAACCATCAACGGTAAGGATGTTACCACGCAGAAAAACGAGGTTCGCTCCACCATCGGCGTCGTATTTCAAGACAACACGCTGGATACCAAGATGACCGTCGAGGAAAATCTCAGAATGCACTGCGTTTTTTACAAAGTGCCCAAATGCGAGGTTGAAGAACGGATACGATTCGTATTGGAATTGGTCGACTTGCTTGAAGTACGCAAAAAAACGGTATCGGCACTTTCAGGCGGCATGAAACGGCGTGTGGAGATTGCGCGCGGGCTGATTCACTATCCCAAAGTGTTATTTTTGGACGAGCCGACGACAGGGCTTGACCCGCAAACCCGTGCCCATGTGTGGGAATACGTCCTGCGGCTGCAAAAAGAGAAGAATATCACCATCTTTTTGACCACGCACTATATGGATGAAGCTGAGGTCTGCAACAAGGTTGCTATCATGGACCACGGCAAAATCATTGCACACGACACGCCATTTGGGCTGAAAAAGCAATACACCAAAGACCGCGCCTATATCACCACCAAAAACCCTCCGGCATTGGAGGCATTGTTGGACACGCGAGGCATTCATTATGTCAAAAAAGAAAAATTCCATCGCGTAGATGTTGACAGCACGCCCGGCATCTTGCAAGTGCTGGCCGAATGCAACGCCGATATTACCGACATTGAAATCCGTAAAGGGACATTAAATGACGTATTTCTCGAAATCACAGGGCGCGAAATACGGGAAGGAGAGCCAACATGA
- a CDS encoding ASKHA domain-containing protein → MIKVSFDNENITVNAQRGATALDAARQGGVYLASPCGGNGTCGKCQVAINGETVLACCTPLSCDCIISTSATADQTLQIVSSGHSTAHALNPHYNNGYGLVVDIGTTTLVVSLCDLATGTKVATESLLNPQTQYAQDVISRIQFAGQNDGLSALHTTLTKSLNAAIARLTAQIGIAPRDIKDAIYSGNTVMLHLAVGADPTPLGKYPYTPNITGGCYFPARKLNIGGEIYMPPIVSPFVGADIACGILACDLTQTTATTLFIDIGTNGEMVLAKDGNLVATSTAAGPAFEGMNISQGKRASIGAIERFAFNDDDTITIETIGNTDANGICGSGLLDIVAALVRTGRVDSTGRFSDKSNAFTITPHVSLTQGDIRQVQLAKGAIRAGIDAMLDRLSLTPQDIERVEIAGSFGYHVSERSLLQLKMLPAAFAGKIYFVGNTSQSGGMALLLNTDLRRDVERMVQEVKHIDFGNDEAFDDLFVENLGF, encoded by the coding sequence ATGATAAAGGTATCCTTCGACAACGAAAACATTACCGTCAACGCCCAACGCGGCGCAACGGCACTCGACGCCGCACGACAAGGCGGCGTATATTTAGCGTCACCCTGCGGAGGCAATGGCACTTGTGGCAAATGCCAAGTTGCCATCAACGGCGAAACTGTATTGGCTTGCTGCACGCCATTGTCGTGCGACTGTATTATTTCTACATCGGCGACAGCTGACCAAACCTTGCAAATTGTTTCAAGCGGGCACAGCACAGCACATGCGCTAAACCCGCATTATAACAACGGCTACGGGCTGGTCGTCGATATCGGCACAACGACACTGGTTGTATCATTGTGCGATTTGGCAACGGGCACCAAAGTCGCCACTGAAAGCTTGCTCAACCCGCAAACACAATATGCACAAGATGTGATTTCACGCATACAGTTTGCGGGACAAAACGATGGATTGAGTGCTTTGCATACAACACTGACTAAGAGCTTAAATGCTGCTATAGCACGCTTAACAGCACAAATCGGCATTGCACCGCGCGATATTAAGGACGCGATATACAGCGGCAATACCGTCATGCTGCACCTTGCTGTGGGCGCAGACCCTACACCGTTGGGCAAATATCCATATACACCCAACATTACGGGCGGCTGTTACTTTCCCGCAAGGAAACTAAATATTGGTGGCGAGATTTATATGCCGCCGATTGTTTCACCCTTTGTCGGGGCAGATATTGCTTGCGGTATTTTGGCATGCGACCTGACACAAACGACGGCGACAACGTTGTTTATCGATATCGGCACAAATGGCGAGATGGTGCTGGCAAAAGACGGCAACCTGGTGGCCACATCCACAGCCGCAGGGCCTGCCTTTGAGGGCATGAATATCTCGCAAGGCAAACGGGCAAGTATCGGCGCAATCGAGCGATTCGCTTTCAACGACGATGACACAATTACTATTGAAACAATTGGCAATACCGATGCCAACGGTATCTGCGGCAGCGGATTGTTAGATATTGTCGCCGCGCTTGTGCGAACAGGTCGCGTAGACAGCACAGGGCGATTCTCCGACAAGTCCAACGCCTTTACCATTACACCTCATGTGTCCCTCACACAGGGCGATATTCGGCAAGTGCAGCTCGCCAAAGGCGCGATTCGCGCCGGCATTGATGCCATGCTGGATCGCTTGTCCCTTACGCCGCAGGATATTGAGCGCGTCGAAATCGCTGGCTCGTTCGGCTACCATGTAAGTGAGCGAAGTTTGTTACAACTAAAAATGTTGCCCGCGGCATTCGCAGGCAAGATATATTTTGTAGGCAATACATCGCAATCGGGTGGCATGGCATTGTTGCTCAACACCGATTTGCGACGTGATGTGGAACGAATGGTGCAAGAGGTTAAACACATTGATTTTGGGAATGACGAGGCGTTTGACGATCTTTTTGTCGAGAACTTGGGGTTCTAG
- a CDS encoding ABC transporter permease has translation MSIIFALWKRNMRAFLRNKPALIFNLVFPFFFLFIFGNMFRTLLGDGSETYMLAGIIIATVFESSFRISSTTIDDMTSGFMKEVLVSPISRLNIAAGQFVSSATISAFQGLMIFVAGFAIGMRVSSPLTVVWAILAMVFIGLLFSGFGLFIASKAKNLQTFQAVTMALTMPLMFLSGAYLPTIGLPNLLRNIAAFNPLTYAVNIFRTIVMERFTAPTYELVNETLAANIGGTVVNEQYVIGDVIHEVRYITGGVNIGMLASIGILLAFGLIFLTLSTIAFARVDFSKMNRNVKDSIEL, from the coding sequence ATGAGCATAATTTTTGCTTTGTGGAAGCGCAATATGCGCGCCTTTTTGCGCAACAAGCCGGCACTGATTTTTAACTTGGTTTTTCCGTTTTTCTTCCTGTTCATCTTCGGCAACATGTTCCGCACACTGCTCGGCGACGGCTCGGAAACCTATATGCTGGCTGGTATTATTATCGCTACTGTCTTTGAATCATCATTCCGCATCAGCAGCACAACCATCGACGATATGACGTCCGGCTTCATGAAAGAAGTGCTTGTTTCGCCCATCTCGCGACTAAATATCGCCGCCGGGCAATTTGTGTCCTCAGCAACGATTTCAGCATTCCAAGGCTTGATGATTTTTGTTGCCGGCTTTGCCATCGGCATGCGCGTTTCATCGCCTCTAACCGTTGTTTGGGCGATTCTCGCCATGGTTTTCATCGGATTGCTATTCTCAGGCTTCGGACTGTTTATCGCCAGCAAGGCCAAGAATTTGCAAACCTTCCAAGCCGTTACGATGGCACTCACCATGCCCTTGATGTTCCTGTCGGGCGCATACTTGCCCACCATTGGACTGCCGAACTTGCTGCGCAATATCGCGGCGTTTAACCCCTTGACTTATGCTGTCAATATCTTCCGCACCATTGTCATGGAACGGTTTACCGCACCGACATATGAGTTGGTCAACGAAACATTGGCGGCTAACATAGGAGGTACAGTGGTAAACGAGCAATACGTAATCGGTGACGTAATACACGAGGTCAGATACATCACCGGCGGTGTAAATATCGGTATGTTGGCCTCCATTGGCATTTTGTTGGCATTCGGATTGATATTTCTTACACTTTCGACAATCGCCTTTGCGCGGGTTGATTTCTCTAAGATGAACCGTAATGTAAAGGACAGCATTGAACTGTAA